The sequence below is a genomic window from Desulfonauticus submarinus.
AATAGAATTAAAGGAACCTACTCAATATCAAAGATTGGACCAGGTTATAAAGAGCACGATTCATAGTTTTCATGTGCTGGAGGTTAGAATTTATAATAAAGAAGGAGAGGTTTCATATGCTACTAAAAGTAATTTATTGGGTAAGAAGCTTTTATCTAAACAGGATATTACGAAAACAGTAAAATTTAGAAAACATTTTTTTGTATTGGAAAAGAAGGTTTCAAATATAAAAGCAATGTTTACCTTAAACTTTCCACCCCAATCAGTAATTTTGAAAACAGTTTATCCTTTAAAGGCAGAACGGACTTTTGGCTTAAAACGTGAGCCTATTATGGGGATTTTAGAATTTAAACAAGATATTAGTAAAGATTTTGAAACAATTGTTTATTTCCAATGGCTTATTATAGTTTTGTTTATTTGTTCTTTTTTGGTCTTATATTTACTTTTAAGAGGTATTATAAATAGGGCTGAAGTGCTTTTATTAGAGAGATTGAGAGAAAAGGAAAAATTAGAAACAGCCTTACATAAGACAGAAAAATTAGCAAGTATGGGGCGTATGGTTTCTGCTATTGCTCATGAAATTAGAAATCCTTTAGGTATTATTCAGAGTACAAGTGAATTTTTATATAAAAAATTTGAAAAGGAAAATGACTCTAAAGCCAAATTTTTAAAAGCTATTTTTGAGGAAGCAACAAGGCTTGGAAGAACTGTTAGTGATTTTTTAGATTATGCTCGACCTAAGGATCCTAGACAGGAAGAAGTAGATTTAAAGGAACTCATAAATAAAGTTTTTTCTTTTTTAGAACAAGAACTTAAATCAAAACAAATAGACATATAT
It includes:
- a CDS encoding sensor histidine kinase — encoded protein: MRLFRPDPAHPFQIARFLSFSSFVLILATALILVIFISNYAREIFFKKNTNFALLLAENLNHQIFQRFTLPTLLGFGKIELKEPTQYQRLDQVIKSTIHSFHVLEVRIYNKEGEVSYATKSNLLGKKLLSKQDITKTVKFRKHFFVLEKKVSNIKAMFTLNFPPQSVILKTVYPLKAERTFGLKREPIMGILEFKQDISKDFETIVYFQWLIIVLFICSFLVLYLLLRGIINRAEVLLLERLREKEKLETALHKTEKLASMGRMVSAIAHEIRNPLGIIQSTSEFLYKKFEKENDSKAKFLKAIFEEATRLGRTVSDFLDYARPKDPRQEEVDLKELINKVFSFLEQELKSKQIDIYFEGRSFICIGDNDLLYRVFYNLILNSIQAIGKKGWIKVIFKSFENTVVIQDTGPGFEDKMIEKYLEPFFTTKEQGTGLGLAIVQNILEMHGAKFSLQNHSQGGEVRIHFKRC